A DNA window from Luteolibacter luteus contains the following coding sequences:
- a CDS encoding InlB B-repeat-containing protein → MNPHPFPGRALRFACLLLFPAGLHAASDVTISTAATAGGSFSGTNPKTFTPVDAAAFVQASSIQTELNAGNSVTLETASPAAGNGDITVTTAVTKFSGANPASVTFNAVRDITISSALAANTGNLPLTLNAGRKITTSASISTNGGAVLLAPVQEMLLGGSISSGTGAVTLQSGTLRSATFQTITASGFTVSAGSALRLQGTVVAPLTVAGSISPAAPGSTGALQVNGSMTLQAGSSTSIELGGTSVGSTYDKITSTGAVTIAGSLQVDLVNNFHDTVAGSSVFTVIQGSSVTGTFTGLPNGSRYTLSNDRGSFRVNYTATTVTLDDWQPVVTSLAWDPGTAEAGTAIFSNTNTRAGRHYFRITTQSSDIGGWRSRLAVSSGEAALYLSKTTLPTMSSSTHNSVQTGSDGLVLRDDQFAANEEWYLMVFATEGAQWSLVSGKPYVHELGALPFTDGNANGQYDIGEGVAPQEAPAMAMPPEGVRFYKSTIPVGAPAWSLWLGGSNREIALRSNKLPFHNHSNNYTRKQAAKMLMVPPVFGVGTSTWFVSVVAPMGEVVGLDSRIQTVSDLAYNGSVNNVAVTGAPYRVYRVQVPVDQIAWDISATALAGDPNVCVRKGNVPAEFDNEAFSAAPGSATEGITLVPNYLTDGTWYITTWSDAAYTFNLKNGDPVITPISFTDVEVNDQPTRSGWRFFALTDVPSQVGALGWELQLSNHVPGSQLALRRNKVPSRWQKREGGSASAVDTNSTYIDESSTTGLIQRVNHQADVWYVGVFLPHQPLGTFTLNVHPITPPTLAPESSTSVTGIEPLKWRYYRVDIPAGVQGWDLRLANANGGNCALVVRRDLLPFNTSTNNGASSGWGPQADPVWPSGHQWAGGTDWTGRLYDLPASPRRDMNDRIVAAANRPLVPGTYYIGIYNDGNDPINGTSNQAASMTLESRGIGSGLTIPINNLPFTPGSSVDIPNLARREAAYFKVTIPPNTPSWEFTLSPTAGEVLAAVRRETIPDFFAGYSGNMQELSNTASREVKVQKTGAERYLLLPDNNQTAITAGDYYISVVSEGVNPTGSNVIGSGNSSAILTNLGPLAVQDLGAASASGIIQPVSLAGAQVKAYQFTIPSGTASLEVRLDNRVGNPQLTLISGTRVPQPDSSAYEYGTGGGQTSVPAGSIGRIMEDDLLTLPNPPAGTYTVTVRADESAGWPDASANLAIMANAPVLLAFNAGNAAVTNQAATSWRYFQVTVPEGIMGWDLRLTNIVSGNPKMVVRRDQLPFNTSTNNGASSSWGPSGETTWPSGYQWAGGVDWTGRTFNTSTTPRRAIGDRLVAAANRPLVPGTYFVGVYNESGSDPITGTANMPAAYSIESRGIGDGQAITIGEVSFAEGSSVSATELTSREAAYFKVTVPPNTPRWEFTLSPTAGEAMLAVRRGAIPDFNTGYSGNIQEASGSMQMETQRPGSERYSLLPDNNQDFITPGNYYIGIISEGVNPPASNVLGSGNSNATFTSLGSPAVEDLGAVSLDGLKKEISLAGAQVKTYRFTVPAGTSSMEVRLEDRTGNPQMAFMSGPRVPQPDSSAYDYGTGGGQISTLSGGLARQTGGSLVNVISPPAGTCTLTVRADEAGSAWPNATAKLVIQAQAPETIPNGAGTINVTDHPSTTWKFYQVTIPAGIEGWDLRLKDITGGNPQMVVRRDQLPSSTGTNNGASSSWGPSSSATWPSGYQWGAGTDWTGRTYDTAASNRRGVDDRIVAAMGRPLEPGNYFIGIYNDGSDPINNTSGQKSAYTIESRFIGDGQAIPVGALGFASGSNVNVQNLAAREAAYFKVTVPANTPSWEFTYAATSGEMMLAARRGAIPDCLAVYNGDMQDDYSRQAKLQKAGAERYVLLPSNNQNNVLAGDYYIAVVSEGVNPPSSQVIGTGNSTGTLASNGSIPVTNLGTASLAPINHAVSLSGGQVKGYQFTVPQGVVSLELQLNNRTGNPRMALMSGNRLPFPDTSVNDYATGGGQSSTPAGGAARVIADSIITVPNPPAGTYSLTLRADDLSSTYPDATGDLTIVAKSRGVLNFASSLNGNGFSHSDTKQLGDAQKQFYEIQVPATLSGQPVLGWQVKMNHGQGDTTLRIYKQWGNPGNGVTITGNTGLIVPPFLTFNETWYIEVTATGVTQYTITSHPVTLERPAWQMPAGHNFTFGDSGNDSSGNPLPGDRGVDIGQDDWHFYAIDVPVGNSGLLRTELRAISGNPDLYIREDGVPTTDHDTNGAESGGDALVHRKMEDSGSEYGNWVPFDGRTERNLRPGRWYFGVKAKGGSNARYRLIASTGQVTDLDLANANVGNQTLIGRDWRYYRFTVPVDAPANWSLGFTQQVGDVVMWLRDSVPSGQNSGTSTSSIESWAADNKNQGPYETNGHDAPATYPFNTPPLRPGHTYYAGFRANTDATFSVTSTSSGTIAAATPVSFYNGVIDTTVPAASNVLYKIVAPADGTRLKWTTTHPATVQLRLEQGTLPGTSGGQHYNSSSANSSFNQPLTTTSWPWQPAQTYYLRIVNNGAGPANVLINISGQNAGTEDEDGDGLLDAWERTYFNGSISTYNGTHDPDGDGVTNAVEFADGTIPNDINSAKYFLTVNANFGTVAKSPELPKYDRGTVVTLTPTANAGLIFTGWTGGVTGTENPLLLTMMANKTINAGFGTSLPVALDNNLSYNTAGDGIWTGQIVTSFDGVDAAQSAPIAHGQQSWMETTVNGSGQLGFAWKVSSQAGDYLEFYIDGVLQSGRITGNVDWVQKSYAIPAGVHTLRWRYVKDASGSSAADAGWVDSVSWVPALSGYNLWLADHFTEQEIGDPAIVGADADPDGDGTPNVLEYAFGLDPAGGVDDSQFGEVIPEVVKAGGKDRLRLRFSLPHPVPTDIRYEIEVSDDLGTWIEVAEQVNGAGWTGTATSTEDAPASGRRQVRITDSGTTAPAGKRLGRVKVTLQ, encoded by the coding sequence ATGAATCCTCATCCCTTCCCAGGAAGAGCGCTGCGATTTGCCTGCCTCCTCCTTTTCCCCGCGGGTCTCCACGCCGCCAGCGATGTCACGATATCCACGGCCGCTACCGCCGGCGGCTCTTTTTCCGGAACGAATCCGAAAACTTTCACTCCGGTCGATGCCGCGGCTTTCGTCCAAGCAAGTTCGATTCAGACGGAGTTGAACGCTGGCAATAGCGTCACGCTGGAAACGGCAAGCCCGGCCGCGGGCAATGGCGATATCACGGTGACCACGGCCGTCACCAAGTTTTCGGGCGCGAACCCCGCTTCAGTGACCTTCAACGCCGTTCGCGACATCACGATCAGTTCCGCGCTCGCTGCCAACACCGGCAATCTTCCGCTGACCTTGAATGCAGGCCGAAAGATCACCACAAGCGCGAGCATCTCGACCAATGGTGGTGCGGTGCTGCTCGCTCCGGTGCAGGAGATGCTGCTGGGCGGTAGTATCAGTTCGGGCACAGGCGCAGTGACATTGCAGTCCGGGACCCTGCGCTCGGCGACCTTCCAAACGATCACGGCTTCGGGCTTCACCGTTTCGGCAGGCTCGGCACTGCGTCTTCAGGGAACGGTTGTCGCGCCGCTCACGGTTGCGGGAAGCATTTCTCCGGCAGCGCCGGGAAGCACCGGTGCCCTTCAGGTGAATGGATCGATGACCTTGCAAGCCGGGTCATCAACCTCCATCGAGCTCGGCGGGACCAGCGTTGGTAGCACCTACGATAAGATCACCTCCACCGGTGCGGTGACCATTGCGGGAAGCTTGCAGGTCGATCTTGTAAACAACTTCCACGACACCGTCGCCGGTAGCTCGGTCTTCACGGTCATCCAGGGAAGCAGTGTCACAGGGACCTTCACCGGTCTCCCGAATGGATCGCGTTACACCTTGTCGAATGATCGTGGCTCCTTTCGGGTGAATTACACGGCGACCACCGTGACGCTCGATGACTGGCAGCCGGTCGTTACCAGCCTGGCGTGGGATCCAGGCACGGCTGAAGCGGGTACCGCCATCTTCTCGAACACGAATACCCGCGCCGGGCGCCATTACTTCAGGATCACGACGCAATCGAGTGACATCGGTGGCTGGCGCTCGCGTCTTGCGGTGAGTTCCGGTGAGGCTGCTCTCTACCTCTCCAAGACCACGCTTCCCACGATGAGCAGCAGCACCCACAACTCGGTGCAGACGGGATCGGACGGCTTGGTGCTGCGCGATGACCAGTTCGCAGCGAATGAGGAGTGGTATCTCATGGTCTTCGCCACGGAGGGCGCGCAATGGAGCTTGGTCAGTGGCAAGCCTTACGTGCATGAGCTTGGAGCGCTTCCCTTCACGGATGGGAATGCCAACGGGCAATATGACATCGGAGAAGGGGTAGCTCCGCAGGAGGCCCCGGCGATGGCAATGCCCCCGGAAGGCGTGCGCTTTTATAAATCCACGATTCCGGTTGGCGCGCCGGCGTGGAGCCTGTGGCTCGGTGGTAGTAACCGTGAAATCGCGCTTCGTTCGAACAAGCTGCCCTTCCACAACCACTCGAACAACTATACCCGCAAGCAAGCGGCGAAGATGCTGATGGTGCCGCCCGTCTTTGGCGTCGGGACGAGCACTTGGTTTGTCAGCGTGGTCGCACCGATGGGCGAGGTCGTTGGCTTGGATTCGCGGATCCAAACCGTTAGCGATCTCGCTTATAACGGAAGCGTCAACAACGTCGCGGTTACTGGCGCGCCATATCGTGTCTATCGCGTGCAGGTTCCCGTGGACCAGATCGCCTGGGACATTAGCGCCACGGCTTTGGCGGGTGATCCGAATGTTTGTGTGAGAAAGGGCAATGTTCCTGCGGAGTTTGATAACGAAGCCTTTTCCGCAGCACCGGGAAGCGCGACCGAAGGGATCACGCTGGTGCCGAACTATCTCACGGATGGCACTTGGTACATCACCACTTGGAGCGATGCCGCCTATACCTTCAATTTGAAGAACGGGGATCCGGTCATCACGCCGATTTCGTTCACCGATGTGGAAGTGAATGATCAGCCCACCCGTTCAGGCTGGCGTTTCTTCGCGCTGACCGACGTGCCTTCCCAGGTTGGCGCGCTCGGCTGGGAGCTGCAGCTTTCCAACCACGTGCCTGGATCGCAACTCGCCCTGCGCCGGAACAAGGTTCCTAGCCGCTGGCAGAAACGCGAAGGCGGCAGCGCTTCGGCTGTAGATACGAACTCGACGTATATAGATGAATCGAGCACCACGGGACTCATCCAGCGCGTGAACCATCAGGCGGATGTCTGGTACGTAGGTGTATTTTTGCCCCATCAACCCTTGGGGACGTTCACCCTCAACGTGCATCCGATCACGCCGCCGACCCTTGCGCCGGAAAGCTCCACCTCGGTGACAGGGATCGAGCCTCTCAAGTGGCGCTACTATCGGGTGGATATCCCGGCTGGCGTGCAAGGCTGGGACCTGCGCTTGGCCAATGCCAACGGTGGCAACTGCGCGCTGGTGGTGAGGCGGGATTTGCTCCCCTTCAATACGAGCACGAACAACGGTGCGAGCAGCGGCTGGGGGCCGCAGGCCGACCCGGTGTGGCCAAGCGGCCACCAATGGGCCGGTGGGACGGATTGGACCGGACGGCTCTATGATCTCCCGGCATCCCCGCGGCGTGACATGAACGACCGCATCGTGGCCGCTGCGAACCGTCCGCTTGTTCCCGGCACTTATTACATCGGGATCTACAATGACGGAAACGACCCGATCAACGGGACCTCGAACCAAGCCGCTTCGATGACCTTGGAGAGCCGTGGCATTGGTAGCGGCCTCACGATTCCGATCAATAACCTGCCCTTCACTCCGGGCAGCAGCGTAGACATCCCGAACCTTGCACGACGGGAAGCCGCTTACTTCAAGGTCACGATTCCGCCCAATACTCCGAGCTGGGAATTCACCCTCAGCCCTACGGCCGGAGAAGTGCTTGCCGCAGTAAGGCGCGAAACGATCCCTGATTTCTTCGCGGGCTATAGCGGCAACATGCAGGAGCTTTCGAACACAGCCTCGCGCGAAGTGAAAGTTCAGAAGACCGGTGCGGAGCGCTACCTCCTGCTGCCGGACAATAACCAGACCGCCATCACCGCAGGTGACTACTACATCTCGGTGGTAAGCGAGGGCGTCAATCCTACCGGGTCGAATGTGATCGGATCCGGTAATAGCAGCGCCATCCTCACGAATCTTGGACCGCTCGCCGTGCAGGATCTCGGCGCTGCGAGTGCTTCGGGAATCATTCAGCCGGTCAGCTTGGCGGGTGCCCAGGTAAAGGCTTATCAGTTCACGATTCCTTCCGGGACTGCGAGTCTTGAGGTGCGCCTGGACAATCGTGTGGGAAATCCGCAGCTCACGTTGATTTCCGGCACCCGTGTGCCGCAGCCGGATTCCTCCGCTTATGAATACGGAACGGGCGGCGGCCAGACTTCCGTGCCTGCGGGCTCGATCGGTCGCATCATGGAGGATGATCTTCTCACGCTCCCGAATCCTCCCGCCGGGACCTACACCGTGACGGTAAGGGCCGACGAATCTGCAGGTTGGCCAGATGCCAGCGCGAACCTTGCCATCATGGCGAATGCACCGGTGCTGCTTGCTTTCAATGCCGGAAACGCAGCGGTGACCAATCAGGCCGCCACATCCTGGCGCTACTTCCAAGTCACGGTGCCGGAAGGGATCATGGGATGGGATCTTCGCCTTACGAACATCGTCAGCGGAAATCCGAAGATGGTGGTCCGCCGCGATCAACTGCCATTCAATACCAGCACGAACAACGGTGCGAGCAGTTCGTGGGGACCTTCGGGTGAAACCACTTGGCCATCCGGCTATCAATGGGCAGGTGGGGTCGATTGGACAGGCCGCACCTTCAATACTTCCACTACTCCCCGGCGTGCCATCGGGGATCGTCTTGTGGCAGCAGCGAACCGGCCCTTGGTTCCCGGCACTTACTTCGTCGGTGTCTACAATGAGTCCGGAAGCGATCCGATCACGGGTACTGCGAACATGCCCGCTGCTTACAGCATCGAAAGCCGCGGCATCGGCGACGGCCAGGCGATCACGATCGGCGAGGTGTCCTTTGCCGAAGGCTCGTCGGTTTCCGCGACCGAACTGACCTCGCGCGAGGCAGCTTACTTCAAGGTGACCGTGCCGCCGAATACCCCGCGTTGGGAGTTCACGCTTAGCCCCACGGCGGGCGAGGCGATGCTGGCAGTTCGCCGGGGAGCTATCCCGGATTTCAATACCGGCTATAGTGGGAACATCCAGGAGGCCAGTGGCAGCATGCAGATGGAAACGCAGCGACCGGGGAGCGAGCGTTATTCCCTGCTCCCGGATAACAACCAGGACTTCATAACCCCGGGCAACTACTACATCGGGATCATCAGTGAAGGGGTGAATCCGCCGGCTTCCAACGTGCTGGGAAGCGGTAATAGCAATGCCACCTTCACGAGCCTCGGTTCCCCAGCGGTGGAGGATCTCGGTGCCGTCAGCCTCGACGGGCTCAAGAAGGAGATCTCGCTCGCAGGTGCGCAGGTGAAGACTTACCGTTTCACGGTTCCCGCTGGAACTTCGAGCATGGAAGTCCGTTTGGAGGACCGCACGGGGAATCCTCAGATGGCATTCATGTCGGGGCCCCGCGTACCGCAGCCCGATTCCTCTGCCTATGACTATGGCACCGGTGGGGGCCAGATTTCGACCCTTAGCGGAGGACTTGCGCGTCAGACCGGTGGCAGCTTGGTGAATGTGATCAGCCCGCCAGCCGGGACTTGCACCCTCACGGTCCGGGCGGATGAGGCGGGCAGTGCTTGGCCGAATGCGACGGCGAAACTCGTGATTCAGGCCCAAGCTCCCGAGACGATTCCAAATGGTGCAGGAACGATCAATGTCACCGATCATCCCTCGACCACGTGGAAGTTCTATCAGGTGACCATTCCGGCCGGCATTGAGGGTTGGGATCTCCGCTTGAAAGACATCACCGGTGGAAATCCCCAGATGGTAGTGCGTCGCGATCAGTTGCCCAGTTCGACGGGAACCAATAACGGGGCCTCGTCCTCTTGGGGCCCATCTTCCTCCGCAACCTGGCCATCCGGCTACCAGTGGGGAGCCGGGACGGATTGGACCGGCAGGACCTATGATACCGCCGCTTCAAATCGTCGTGGAGTGGATGATCGGATCGTGGCTGCGATGGGGCGCCCGCTTGAGCCGGGCAACTATTTCATCGGGATCTACAACGATGGTTCGGATCCTATCAACAATACTTCGGGACAGAAGAGCGCCTACACGATTGAAAGCCGCTTTATCGGCGATGGCCAAGCGATCCCGGTCGGTGCGCTCGGCTTTGCTTCCGGCAGCAATGTGAACGTCCAGAATCTCGCCGCGCGCGAGGCGGCTTATTTCAAGGTGACCGTGCCTGCAAATACGCCCAGTTGGGAATTCACCTATGCAGCGACTTCCGGCGAGATGATGCTCGCCGCCCGCCGTGGAGCCATCCCGGATTGCCTCGCGGTCTACAACGGTGACATGCAGGACGATTACAGCCGCCAGGCAAAGCTGCAGAAAGCCGGGGCGGAACGTTACGTGCTCTTGCCGTCCAATAATCAGAATAACGTTCTGGCTGGCGACTACTACATCGCAGTCGTCTCCGAAGGGGTGAACCCTCCTTCAAGTCAGGTGATCGGCACGGGCAACAGCACAGGCACTTTGGCGAGCAATGGATCGATTCCGGTAACCAATCTCGGCACCGCCAGTCTGGCTCCGATCAATCATGCGGTCAGTCTCTCGGGCGGCCAGGTGAAGGGCTACCAGTTCACCGTGCCACAGGGTGTGGTTAGCTTGGAACTGCAATTAAACAACCGCACGGGCAATCCACGGATGGCTCTCATGTCCGGGAATCGTCTTCCTTTCCCGGATACCTCCGTGAATGACTATGCGACCGGTGGCGGCCAATCGTCCACACCTGCCGGTGGTGCGGCACGCGTGATCGCCGATTCGATTATCACGGTGCCGAATCCTCCCGCCGGAACCTACAGCCTGACCCTCCGTGCGGATGATCTTTCCAGCACCTACCCGGATGCGACAGGGGATCTGACGATCGTGGCCAAGTCGCGGGGCGTGCTGAACTTTGCTTCCAGCCTGAACGGGAACGGCTTCTCGCACTCCGATACGAAGCAACTCGGAGATGCCCAGAAGCAGTTCTACGAAATTCAGGTCCCCGCCACGCTTTCGGGACAACCGGTGCTTGGCTGGCAGGTGAAGATGAATCATGGCCAAGGGGACACGACCCTGCGCATTTACAAGCAATGGGGGAATCCGGGTAATGGTGTCACCATCACCGGAAATACCGGCCTTATCGTGCCGCCATTCCTCACCTTCAACGAGACTTGGTACATCGAAGTCACGGCGACCGGCGTCACCCAATACACCATCACCAGCCATCCGGTAACCTTGGAGCGGCCCGCGTGGCAGATGCCGGCAGGGCACAACTTCACCTTCGGGGACAGCGGCAACGACAGCTCCGGTAATCCTTTGCCCGGCGACCGCGGCGTCGATATCGGTCAGGATGATTGGCACTTCTATGCCATCGATGTTCCGGTGGGGAACTCGGGCCTGCTCCGTACGGAGCTTCGCGCTATCAGCGGCAACCCCGATCTTTATATCCGCGAGGACGGCGTGCCGACTACGGATCACGACACGAATGGTGCGGAATCGGGCGGAGATGCTCTGGTTCACCGGAAGATGGAGGACAGCGGTTCCGAGTATGGAAACTGGGTGCCCTTCGATGGCCGCACCGAGCGAAATCTGCGACCGGGCCGCTGGTATTTCGGCGTGAAGGCAAAGGGTGGAAGCAATGCCCGCTACCGGCTCATCGCGTCCACCGGTCAAGTCACGGACCTTGACCTGGCGAACGCGAATGTCGGCAACCAGACCCTGATCGGCCGCGATTGGCGCTACTACCGTTTCACCGTGCCGGTCGATGCTCCGGCGAACTGGAGTCTTGGGTTCACGCAGCAGGTGGGCGATGTGGTGATGTGGCTGCGGGATAGCGTGCCCTCCGGCCAAAACAGCGGCACCAGCACCAGCTCGATCGAATCGTGGGCTGCAGATAACAAGAATCAGGGGCCTTACGAGACCAATGGGCACGATGCTCCGGCGACCTATCCCTTCAATACGCCGCCGCTCCGTCCGGGACATACCTACTATGCTGGCTTCCGCGCGAACACCGATGCCACCTTCAGCGTGACCAGTACGAGCAGCGGGACGATCGCGGCTGCGACGCCTGTGAGCTTCTACAACGGGGTGATCGATACGACTGTCCCCGCGGCAAGCAATGTTCTCTATAAGATCGTGGCTCCCGCGGATGGCACGCGCCTGAAGTGGACCACCACGCATCCGGCCACGGTTCAGCTTCGCCTTGAGCAGGGAACCCTTCCCGGGACAAGCGGTGGGCAGCACTACAACAGCAGCTCGGCGAACAGCAGCTTCAACCAGCCGCTGACCACGACCTCCTGGCCCTGGCAGCCTGCTCAGACCTACTACCTGCGGATCGTGAACAATGGTGCCGGTCCTGCAAACGTCCTGATCAATATTTCCGGTCAGAACGCCGGGACCGAAGATGAGGACGGGGATGGCCTGCTGGATGCATGGGAACGCACCTACTTCAACGGCAGCATCAGCACCTACAATGGGACGCATGACCCGGACGGTGACGGTGTGACGAATGCGGTGGAGTTTGCCGATGGCACGATCCCGAATGACATCAACTCGGCGAAATACTTCCTCACCGTGAATGCGAACTTCGGCACCGTGGCGAAATCGCCGGAGCTGCCGAAGTATGATCGTGGCACTGTGGTGACCCTCACGCCGACAGCGAATGCGGGGCTGATCTTCACCGGCTGGACGGGTGGTGTGACCGGCACGGAGAATCCGCTGCTGCTCACGATGATGGCGAACAAGACGATCAACGCGGGCTTCGGAACCAGCTTGCCCGTGGCACTGGATAACAACCTCTCCTACAATACCGCAGGGGATGGCATCTGGACCGGTCAGATCGTGACCAGCTTCGACGGTGTCGATGCGGCCCAGAGCGCGCCGATCGCCCACGGCCAACAGAGCTGGATGGAGACCACGGTGAATGGTTCCGGTCAACTTGGCTTCGCATGGAAGGTCTCCTCGCAGGCGGGGGACTATCTCGAGTTCTACATCGACGGGGTGCTTCAGAGCGGACGTATCACCGGCAACGTCGATTGGGTCCAAAAGTCCTATGCGATTCCTGCCGGAGTTCACACGCTGCGCTGGCGCTACGTGAAGGATGCCAGCGGTAGCTCCGCTGCGGACGCGGGATGGGTTGATAGTGTTTCGTGGGTGCCTGCGCTCAGCGGTTACAATCTGTGGCTCGCCGATCATTTCACGGAGCAGGAGATCGGCGATCCGGCGATCGTCGGCGCAGATGCGGACCCCGATGGCGACGGCACTCCGAATGTTCTCGAATATGCCTTCGGTTTGGATCCCGCCGGCGGTGTCGATGATTCCCAGTTTGGCGAGGTTATCCCCGAGGTCGTGAAAGCGGGCGGCAAAGACCGGCTGCGCCTGCGCTTCAGCCTGCCGCATCCCGTGCCGACAGACATCCGCTACGAGATTGAAGTCTCTGATGATCTCGGCACCTGGATAGAAGTGGCGGAGCAGGTGAATGGCGCGGGATGGACGGGCACGGCCACCTCGACTGAGGACGCGCCTGCCTCCGGACGCCGCCAGGTCCGTATCACGGATTCCGGAACCACGGCGCCGGCCGGCAAACGCCTGGGCCGGGTCAAAGTGACCCTTCAGTAG